A genomic region of Streptomyces sp. R33 contains the following coding sequences:
- a CDS encoding MFS transporter, producing the protein MTAKAHPTSAAGSAKGARGVLLTLAAGQFLMALDSSVMNVSIATVAEDIGTTVSGLQGAITAYTLVMAMLMISGGKVGALVGRRRAFMIGCVIYGCGSLTTSLAPNLTVLLLGWSFLEGVGAALIMPAIVALVASNFAVERRPAAYGLVAAAGAVAIALGPLIGGVATTFFSWRWVFAGEVLVVLAILLFGRRVADAPPGHRPRIDVVGAVLSALGIGLFVFGVLRTSAWGWFQPKAGAPSWFHLSPVVWLMMAGLFLLWLFFRWERRLVARGTEPLVDPELLGNRQLTGGLTMFFFQYLVQMGVFFVVPLYLSVALGLSAIKTGMLILPLSISLLAAAIGIPRFRPDASPRRVVRLGVLLMLAGAVVLLAGLDVDSGAAVVTVPLLLIGLGMGALASQLGAVTVSAVPDEQSAEVGGIQNTVTNLGASIGTAVAGSILITMLTASFLTTIEQNPAIPDEVKSQANVRLAGGAPFLSDAQLTAALEDAGAESEVTQAALDANATARIDGLRAALGILALAALTALFFTQRIPVTQPGAARP; encoded by the coding sequence ATGACAGCCAAGGCACACCCGACATCCGCGGCCGGGTCGGCGAAGGGCGCACGGGGCGTCCTGCTCACGCTGGCGGCCGGCCAGTTCCTGATGGCCCTGGACAGCTCGGTCATGAACGTCTCGATCGCGACGGTGGCGGAGGACATCGGCACCACGGTCAGTGGCCTGCAGGGCGCGATCACCGCCTACACGCTGGTCATGGCGATGCTGATGATCAGCGGTGGCAAGGTCGGCGCCCTCGTCGGCCGCAGGCGGGCGTTCATGATCGGCTGCGTCATCTACGGCTGCGGATCCCTCACCACGTCACTCGCCCCGAACCTCACCGTCCTGCTGCTGGGCTGGTCGTTCCTGGAGGGCGTGGGAGCGGCGCTGATCATGCCGGCGATCGTGGCGCTCGTCGCCTCGAACTTCGCCGTCGAGCGCCGGCCGGCCGCGTACGGGCTGGTCGCCGCCGCCGGAGCGGTGGCGATCGCGCTGGGACCGCTCATCGGCGGCGTGGCGACGACGTTCTTCTCCTGGCGCTGGGTGTTCGCCGGAGAGGTTCTGGTCGTGCTGGCCATCCTGCTGTTCGGCCGCCGGGTCGCCGATGCGCCCCCCGGTCACCGGCCGCGCATCGACGTCGTGGGCGCGGTCCTGTCCGCCCTGGGCATCGGGCTGTTCGTCTTCGGCGTGCTGCGCACGAGCGCATGGGGCTGGTTCCAGCCCAAGGCCGGCGCACCGTCCTGGTTCCACCTCTCACCGGTCGTCTGGCTGATGATGGCCGGCCTCTTCCTCCTCTGGCTCTTCTTCCGCTGGGAGAGACGTCTGGTCGCACGCGGGACGGAACCTCTCGTGGATCCGGAGCTCCTGGGCAATCGGCAGCTCACCGGCGGCCTGACGATGTTCTTCTTCCAGTACCTCGTACAAATGGGCGTGTTCTTCGTCGTCCCGCTCTACCTGTCCGTCGCCCTGGGCCTGTCCGCCATCAAGACGGGCATGCTGATCCTGCCGCTCTCCATCTCGCTGCTGGCCGCCGCGATCGGGATCCCCCGGTTCCGTCCGGACGCCTCACCGCGGCGTGTGGTGCGGCTCGGAGTGCTGCTGATGCTCGCCGGCGCCGTCGTCCTGCTGGCCGGCCTGGACGTGGATTCCGGTGCGGCCGTCGTCACCGTCCCGTTGCTGCTGATCGGACTGGGGATGGGGGCGCTGGCCTCACAGCTCGGAGCGGTCACCGTTTCGGCCGTCCCGGACGAGCAGAGTGCCGAGGTCGGCGGAATCCAGAACACCGTCACGAACCTCGGCGCGTCGATCGGTACCGCCGTCGCCGGGTCGATCCTCATCACCATGCTGACCGCGTCGTTCCTCACGACCATCGAGCAGAACCCGGCGATCCCGGACGAGGTCAAGAGCCAGGCGAACGTCCGACTCGCGGGAGGCGCCCCCTTCCTGTCGGACGCCCAGCTCACCGCGGCCCTCGAGGACGCCGGTGCGGAATCGGAGGTGACGCAGGCTGCACTCGACGCGAACGCCACCGCACGGATCGACGGCCTGCGGGCCGCCCTGGGGATCCTCGCCCTGGCCGCGCTGACGGCGCTCTTCTTCACCCAGCGCATCCCCGTGACCCAGCCCGGGGCGGCGCGTCCCTGA